The nucleotide window TTGCTAAGGAGAGGTGATATCAtggatttcttaaaaaatgagaactttgaCTTGGTATTTGTTGAAGCACTTGActtctgttctttcctcattGCTGAGAAGCTTGGGAAGCCATTTGTGTCAATTCTTCCTACCCAATTTGGAAGTGTGGACCATGGGCTACCAAGTCCTGTGTCTTATGTTCCATTATTCCGTTCCTTGCTCACCGACCACATGGACTTCTGGGGCAGAGTGAGGAATTTTCTGATGTTCTTTGATTTCTCCATAAAGCAAAGGCAAATCCATTCTACCATTGAGAACACCATCAAGGAACATTTCCCGGAAGGCTCCAGGCCAGTTTTGTCTCATCTTTTAAAGAAAGCAGAGCTGTGGTTTGTTAACTCTGACTTTGCCCTTGAGTTTGCTAGGCCCCTGCTTCCCAACACTGTGTATGTTGGAGGCTTATTGGCCAGACCTGTTAAACCAGTACCACAAGTAAGTAAAACCTTAGTGCTCAATAGGGACTTCATGCAGAGCTCTTCAGTGCAGAGTTGGTGGCTTCCCTGCCAGTGGGAACTGGGAGTGAAGTAGGATGAGACAAACAAAACacctaaatgtaaatttttatttttttaattttttaatttttatttttctattctatttattctattctattttaaattttatattattttggtgaAAACACTTAATATGAGATCTAGCCCCTTATCAAAATTTTAACCATACAATACATGATTATTTACTGTAGGTACCATATTGGATCTCAGATCTCTAGACCTTATTTATCTCACTTATCTGtaattctttctccattgaataatAGCTACCCTTTTCTCTTAAACCCTAAACCTTGGAAACCAGCTGccacttttcattttatgaatttgaatattttaaatgcttcagATAAGTTAACTCATGCAGTATTTGCTTatctggcttatgtcacttatcATAATATCTTTAAGTTTCACCCATGTTTTCCCATATtgcaaaattttcttcttttttaaagaatacataatattctttttaaaagaacatatagtattcttttttaaagaatataagtattgttttttaaagaatatagagaacttttaaaaatatgtagtattttttaaagaatatatatattatatatataatggaatatatatatatatatatatataatggaatatatatatatatcacaatttcTTCAACCATTCATCTTTGAtggatattttgtttgtttccatatcctgcttattgtgaatagtgcttcAGTGAATATGGGAATACAGACATCTCTTTGAGATCttgatttccattttctgtttttaatttgtgggGAAATTTCCATACTATTGTCCTTAGTGCCTTTGACATTTTTCATTCCCAACCACAGTATGTAAGGGTTGttatttctccatatctttaaCACTAGttgtcttctgatttttaaaaaaactaccaatatttgtgaattaatagctcattgtggttttgatgtgtatttccctgatggctagtgttgttgagcacttttttcatatatctgtttgCCATTTGgcatgttttctttggataaatgtctattcaagtcctccaTCTATTTTTAATAGAGTTAtaagacttttttcttctccattgaATTGTAAGCCTTTCTTATACATTTTGGAGATTAATCTCTTAGGATTATGGTTTATAagtgttttctattctgtagGTCTTCTGttactctgttgattgtttctttgctgtgcagaagctttgtagtttaatgtagtctcacttgttttgttgtttgttttggtgtttgtttcttttgattttgatatttcattttctagtttATTGTGCTATATTTTTGAAATCAATAGCAAGACCAATACCATGAAGTTTcaccctgtgttttttttctaagagctTTGTTGTTTCCGTTTTAGGAttaagtctttaatcaattttgagttgagTTTTTTGTATGGAGTAAGGTGAGGGTCCAGTCAACCTCTGGTGAGAGGTTGTTTTCATAACTATCTGCCAACTTTGGTGAGCCTGGTTACACAATTGCCTGGGGTACAGttagtttttagttatttttatttttatcttttaagtacttcaaataaaatatttttaaaatatttctgtacagAATGAGAGCATGGAACTTCCTATTCTAATGTCATGTTGTgctcttttcagttttaaataatagatttacATTAATCTTATAATTATCAAAAGATAGTAAAGGTGATTTTAAGTGGTCCCCCAGAATGGTAGTTCTAACTACCAGTGTAGTGCTGGATGGAGTCAATTACAGCCCAATGGAACAATGGGGTATAGGTTGGGAATTGGGAACAACCAAACCATGAAGAGGATGGAGAAACTGTTATAAAGAATTGACAAAACTGTATTAATGCTCATTTTTAGGGGATTAAATCAGAAACTTCCTAGGGGGCCtgctggctcatttggttaagcatgtgactgcggctcaggtcatgatcttaccattcgtgagttggagccccacattgggccctgtgctgacagctcagagcctggggcctgcttcaggttctgtgtctctctgtttctgcccctcttatgctcgcactctgtctctgtctctctgtttcaaaaataaataaatgtaaaaaaattaaaaaaaatttcctaagaaTAATCTAGGAattattatatgctatatattatatagtataatatatgctaattaatatcacacaaaatagacttcaGTCAAAAAGTTCACAggaggtaaaaatattttataaatggttTAATataacaaatcaatcaatgtaatacattaTTAGAGTGGAAGGAATAAACACATCAtgtcaatatatgcagaaaagatATTTGACTAAATGaataccctttcatgataaaaacaaaactaagggtAAAAAAGGTACTTCTTCACATGACAAAGAGTATTTACTGGAacactcacagctaacatcatattcttTATGATAGACAGAAATTGTGCTGCCTCAGGTCAGTAGTCTAAGATGCCCACTGCTACTTAAATATGCCATAGACAGAGcaagtaggcaagaaaaagaaattccaaattgGAATGGACAATGTCAAAATagcttacatttttttatatgaCATAATTCTCTCTATAGAACATCCCAAAGACTTCacacaccaaaaataaactactagaTGTTAAACAAATCTAGCAATGTTGCAGGGAAAATATCAACATGGAAATAGGACTTGTGTTTCCATACACTGGCTAGGAACAACCTGAAAATGAAACCAAGTAAATTATTCTGCTTACAACAGCATCCAATTAAACTGAGGAGGTGAAAGACATGTATGTTCACTGGACACTACAAATTTcctgagagaaattaagaaagacctaaataaataaaaagatatctcTAGATCATGGGTTATgatacttaatattgttaaaagagCAATACTACTGAAAATTATCTACAGATTTGATCTAATCCTTATCAATAGTTTAATGGccttttttatagatgaaaaaggcagttttcaaatgcatatggaaatgaagagaccctgaataaccaaagaccctgaataaccaaatgcagagaccctgaataaccaaagaccctgaataaaaagaagaatgacTCATACATCTGTGACTAATTCATTTTTACAAGGATGCCAAAAACAACCAATGCAGTCTCTTCAGACTCTCTTCAGAAAATGGTGCTGAGACCATTGGATATTTGCTCACATTGAAGGGAATGTATTTTGAGCCTTCCTCACACCACATACCaatatgaactcaaaatggatcaatggCCTAAATAAAGAGCTAAAAgccataaaattcttagaagacaaGAAAGGGATAAATCTACACAgacttggatttggcaatgaattTGTAGATGTGACACCAAAGCATgagtaacaaaggaaaaaaaatacataaattggacttcatcaggATAAAAAACTTCTCTGTATCAAGGTAGAATGCAAGTTTGTCTTCTCACTGCCACATTTTAGCCTCATACTGGAGGTCCTAAGTAAAGCAATAAGacaaaaaaggagataaaaggcATATAGATTAGACAGGAGGAAATAATGTGGTTTtgttcacagatggcatgatGGTCcatttagaaaatctgaaaagtcaTAAAAAAATCCTAGAATTAGTAAGCAATTGGAGCAATGCCACAGGACACTAGTTTAATGCATAAAATCATCCTTTTCTTATATATCAGCAATGAATGGaggaatatgaaattaaaaacaatatactaTTTACATTAGCACTACCAAAAATGAGATcttaggaataaataaaaaatatgtatatatacaagattaaatgaggaaaactacaaaactctaaagaaagaaagaaattaaagaactaaataaatggagagtaaGTCCATGTTCATGGgtaagaagactcaatattgccAAGACATTAGTTCTTTGAAAATtgatctatacattcaatgcaatcccaatcaaaacctCTGCAACTATTTTGtggatattaattaaaaaattttaaaatttgcatggagAGGCAAAAACCCTAAaaagccaacacaatattgaagatgAAGAACAAAGTTTGAGGAGTGATATTGTCAACTTCatgacttactataaagctacaataatcaaaatggTATGATATTGGCAAAAGATTAGAagtcaatgtaacagaatagagaagccaAAATATACCCACATAAATTTAGTGGGCTGATGTGTCATAAAGGAGTAAAGACAATAGTATAGAGAAAGCAGACTTTCAAAAACCAACAGTGCTGGAAAAATGATCTGACTACATAGAAAATTAATTAGCCTCAGATCCTACACATTcaagaaaattaactcaaaacagactGTAAACCTTAATATAAAAAGCAAGTGCAAAGTATGAAACTTTTAGAATATGATATCAGAAAAGAATCTAGAGGACCTAGGGTTTggtgaaaactttttaaatgaaaacttaagtcATGATCTATGAAAGAAAGAGTTGATAAGTGTGCtaagttgaaattaaaatttctcttctGGGCAGGAATTATCAAGAGAATgaaaggaggaggaacagaaCACAACCAAATGTTTGGAACAGATCTGTTAAAaactattattcaaaatattcaaataaacacagacacaaatatacacaatatacaaagaactattaaaatttaacaattaaaaccagtattttaaaaatggaccgAACACCTTACCAGAACTGtcaacaaagaaaacacagatggCTCATAAGCATATGAAGGAGACACATGACAGATATTTTCCCAGCATTACCTCAGTTTCCAGAAGGCCTACTGCCCCCTACTGGTCTAGGACATCAAGTGGCACTCTCCCAGGCACTAGCACCCTGGTCTGACATTGGAACACTCCTAAGTGACCACATATCCCCAGAACTAGGATGAGGGATGAGGATCACCCTTATTCTGGGGCCATGTTGTTAATGAAGAAAGAAGTTTCCACCACCTGtactttcctcttcttaaaaCATTGTTAAATCGACATTCTGAATCTAGGTGTTGGTGCTACAGTATGTGTTAAGTGCCTTATATGCAATGTGGGCTATTGTAATAGCGGCTGGACACCTAAGGCTCTCTACACATCCATTTGTGATTATTGAAGGTATTCATATGGTATGGCGTGTCCTGAGATCTCAGAAAAATGACTTCAAAGCCACCAGACACAATGGATACGAGCACAGTGAAGAGTGCACTGAGCTGTTCCCAGGGCTATGAGAACAATTTCAAGACAGTGAGCTCTAGGTACTGACAGGAGGGCGTATTTAGTTAGTAGTTGACTTTCATTTCATGAATGTCTAGGCTTTCATAAACAACTTTGTTCACATCCTGTCCTTTCTCACTTCTCTCCAGGAATTTGAGAATTTCATCAGCAAGTTTGGAGACTCTGGTTTTGTCCTTGTGGCCCTGGGCTCTATAGTGAGCACCTATCAGTCCCAGGAAGTTCTCATGGAGATGAACAGTGCCTTTGCTCATCTGTCTCAAGGTGTGATATGGAAATGTAAGCCATCTAAGTGGCCCAAAGACGTCAAATTGGCAGCAAATGTGAAAATTGTGGACTGGCTTCCTCAGAATGACCTCTTGGGTAAGGACTACCCAgatctatttctctctttccatttatgtaactTTAGGGCTCTACTAGCACCCCAGCAGCCTGTGAAGGAGCAGATGGTAGCTAAAGGTAATGTCTAGAGGGTAAGAATGGAGCAGCCAGCTGGAGTTCTTGGGATATTAGGTATACTTCCCAAATGGCTaaaatttccatgttttcttcttcctttctattcctgATACCTTCAGTCAGAAGTGATATTATCATGCCATTATTTTGACCCTATCATATTTGGCACTGAACAACATTGCCTAAATACAAAGACAGTTTACGGACTCTGAGAACACATATCAAGGGCCATACTACCAGTGTTTTCCAGGCATCTTGAGCACCTGTTAGGCTTTATGCCATTGTAGAAACACACTCCCACACTTACTGGTTCATCCTCCTTTGCTGCAAAAGATGTACTCATACTTTCACAAGGTTTCTGTTAACTGTCTGAAGAGTGTACTAAAATATCTGAATGTCAAGCTGAATAACCTCTCAGCTTTTTACCTGGTTCAAAAAATTCTCTGGTAACAGAGAGCTAGGTGGTTCTGCACATTTTTTTCAGAAGGCATGGGGTATGTAAAAAGATTctgattttcaaagaaacagaaataaattctgATGCACATCCCCGTTGAGAGGCAGTGTTGGAGATGAACTCTTTGTTATCAACACTTGTTTTAGTTTTCTCTAAAGAAGGGTGGAGTAAGCACACAGGAACTGGAAATACTGAGATGGGTGGTCCATCATTCTCTGCTTTAGAGGATTTCCTATGGAATTGAATAGAAAGCATATGAAGTGTAAGTTTGATGAATGTCACATGATTATGTGTCGTCAGTGAAAGTGTTAAGACTTCAGATAACAGGGAAGTGAATGgacagtgaaagagagagggtgaaacCTGGAGAGTGAGAGGTGGAAACAGAGATAGAGTGAGATACCAAGAGAGACAACAGGGATGGGAGACGCAAGAGAGATGTAGCATTGAGAGaaaagaatggatggatgaaaggatggATATGGGAGGAGGATTATTTCTTGCTAAGCACTGTTCTCTGCAGATTTCCTTGGGTTCTTATTCCCACATGGATTGTTTTAAGGAATCTCTGTACAGAGACAAGGCCAGAGTCTTGTATCTTGGAATATGCACCCTTGAGTGTGTCCTAAGCTAAATCAGTATATCAGTTTCTCCAACATAATTTGagatctctttgtattttttttctgcccttgCTACTTTATCAGATGTTCTGAAAATTTTCACCCTGAAATATTCTGCTCTGTTCCTGATTTACAACAGCTCACCCACGCATCCGTCTTTTTGTCACTCATGGTGGGATGAATAGCATAATGGAGGCCATCCAACATGGTGTACCCATGGCAGCGATTCCTGTCCTTAAAGAACAGGCTGAAAACATGGTCCGAGTAGAAGCCAAAAAGTTTGGTGTCTCTATCCAGTTAAAGCAGATCAAGGCAGAGACATTGGCTCTGAAGATGAAGGAAGTCATAGAAGACAAGAGGTATGGAGCTCTTTGGGCTTGTGGTCACTTAGGCTGAATGAAGGCATCAAATACGAAGGGTGCTGTGTGGCACACTTTTGCAATAACAGTTGGAACTTCCAGGACACGGAATATGTATGTGATGTTAACATCTAACCTGTTACCTTTGAGAGCAAGACTAGGCATTTAGGTTAGATATTGAGAACGAGTTCTACTCAACTATAAGTAGGACTGTGACCTACTTATACAGGGTTTCTGAGAGGTGTTATATTTTAAGGGTGCTTATAATTGAATTACTTAAGGCAGAATGTTGCCTTTCAGTCCCCCAATATGCCACACTGTTTCCTGCCTCAGGCCCTTTGTCAGTGTTGCTCTCTAAAacatccttccttctcctctcaggATTGGCACCTTCATGACAGTTGGACTAATCTCCAATCCCCTCTCCTCAGAGAGGCAGTCTTTATCTAACAGTCCTAAATGcactcttctcccattcccttcaatcataatttcatttttccttcttatcgCTTCTCAGGATCAGCAACTACCCCAtccccattt belongs to Acinonyx jubatus isolate Ajub_Pintada_27869175 chromosome A1, VMU_Ajub_asm_v1.0, whole genome shotgun sequence and includes:
- the LOC128310950 gene encoding UDP-glucuronosyltransferase 3A2-like isoform X3, with amino-acid sequence MLFYGEEFLIPEKGETSYEVISWLPPEDHKKEFKKCFDFLVTEALHGREAFDNFVSLMKQLGIRCSDLLRRGDIMDFLKNENFDLVFVEALDFCSFLIAEKLGKPFVSILPTQFGSVDHGLPSPVSYVPLFRSLLTDHMDFWGRVRNFLMFFDFSIKQRQIHSTIENTIKEHFPEGSRPVLSHLLKKAELWFVNSDFALEFARPLLPNTVYVGGLLARPVKPVPQEFENFISKFGDSGFVLVALGSIVSTYQSQEVLMEMNSAFAHLSQGVIWKCKPSKWPKDVKLAANVKIVDWLPQNDLLAHPRIRLFVTHGGMNSIMEAIQHGVPMAAIPVLKEQAENMVRVEAKKFGVSIQLKQIKAETLALKMKEVIEDKRYKSAAVAASIIRRSHPLTPAQRLVGWIDHILQTGGAAHLKPHALQQPWHEQYLLDVFLFLLVVTLGTLWLCGKLLGMVARWLCGARKLKKA
- the LOC128310950 gene encoding UDP-glucuronosyltransferase 3A2-like isoform X2, coding for MVGQQALLLAGLFLPGFLLSDAAKILTSFALGGSHYLLLDRVSEILQDHGHNVTMLFYGEEFLIPEKGETSYEVISWLPPEDHKKEFKKCFDFLVTEALHGREAFDNFVSLMKQLGIRCSDLLRRGDIMDFLKNENFDLVFVEALDFCSFLIAEKLGKPFVSILPTQFGSVDHGLPSPVSYVPLFRSLLTDHMDFWGRVRNFLMFFDFSIKQRQIHSTIENTIKEHFPEGSRPVLSHLLKKAELWFVNSDFALEFARPLLPNTVYVGGLLARPVKPVPQEFENFISKFGDSGFVLVALGSIVSTYQSQEVLMEMNSAFAHLSQGVIWKSHPRIRLFVTHGGMNSIMEAIQHGVPMAAIPVLKEQAENMVRVEAKKFGVSIQLKQIKAETLALKMKEVIEDKRYKSAAVAASIIRRSHPLTPAQRLVGWIDHILQTGGAAHLKPHALQQPWHEQYLLDVFLFLLVVTLGTLWLCGKLLGMVARWLCGARKLKKA
- the LOC128310950 gene encoding UDP-glucuronosyltransferase 3A2-like isoform X1 encodes the protein MVGQQALLLAGLFLPGFLLSDAAKILTSFALGGSHYLLLDRVSEILQDHGHNVTMLFYGEEFLIPEKGETSYEVISWLPPEDHKKEFKKCFDFLVTEALHGREAFDNFVSLMKQLGIRCSDLLRRGDIMDFLKNENFDLVFVEALDFCSFLIAEKLGKPFVSILPTQFGSVDHGLPSPVSYVPLFRSLLTDHMDFWGRVRNFLMFFDFSIKQRQIHSTIENTIKEHFPEGSRPVLSHLLKKAELWFVNSDFALEFARPLLPNTVYVGGLLARPVKPVPQEFENFISKFGDSGFVLVALGSIVSTYQSQEVLMEMNSAFAHLSQGVIWKCKPSKWPKDVKLAANVKIVDWLPQNDLLAHPRIRLFVTHGGMNSIMEAIQHGVPMAAIPVLKEQAENMVRVEAKKFGVSIQLKQIKAETLALKMKEVIEDKRYKSAAVAASIIRRSHPLTPAQRLVGWIDHILQTGGAAHLKPHALQQPWHEQYLLDVFLFLLVVTLGTLWLCGKLLGMVARWLCGARKLKKA
- the LOC128310950 gene encoding UDP-glucuronosyltransferase 3A2-like isoform X4, which gives rise to MVGQQALLLAGLFLPGFLLSDAAKILTSFALGGSHYLLLDRVSEILQDHGHNVTMLFYGEEFLIPVFQDMSRKVKGEMKLESCQQSNFKNGVRLFITQELWGKCQDEKGETSYEVISWLPPEDHKKEFKKCFDFLVTEALHGREAFDNFVSLMKQLGIRCSDLLRRGDIMDFLKNENFDLVFVEALDFCSFLIAEKLGKPFVSILPTQFGSVDHGLPSPVSYVPLFRSLLTDHMDFWGRVRNFLMFFDFSIKQRQIHSTIENTIKEHFPEGSRPVLSHLLKKAELWFVNSDFALEFARPLLPNTVYVGGLLARPVKPVPQEFENFISKFGDSGFVLVALGSIVSTYQSQEVLMEMNSAFAHLSQGVIWKCKPSKWPKDVKLAANVKIVDWLPQNDLLAHPRIRLFVTHGGMNSIMEAIQHGVPMAAIPVLKEQAENMVRVEAKKFGVSIQLKQIKAETLALKMKEVIEDKRYKSAAVAASIIRRSHPLTPAQRLVGWIDHILQTGGAAHLKPHALQQPWHEQYLLDVFLFLLVVTLGTLWLCGKLLGMVARWLCGARKLKKA